From the Mesotoga prima MesG1.Ag.4.2 genome, the window ATGGTGCTTTTTCCGCTCCCGCTTTCGCCTATGAGCGAGGTGACCTCTCCCTCTTCGATCTTGAATGAGACGTTGTTTACGGCCTTGAGCCTTCCTGAAGAGAACATTCCCGTCTTGAAGACCTTAGTCAGATTAATGAGCTCAAGCATCTAGTTCACTCCCCAGCAGGCCACCCAGTGTGAAGGCTCAATTTCAACCATGGGCGGTTCCTCTTCGCACTTTTCGAAGGCGATGGGACATCTGTCCTTGAATCTGCAGCCCCGCGGGGGCGAGAGGAGTTGAGGGGGTTTTCCAGGGATCCCTTTCAGTCTCTTATCTGTGTAGTGAACGCCGACCTCCGGCAGAGACGAGATAAGCATCTTCGTGTAGGGATGGACGGGCCTTTTTATTATCACTTCCGTGGCGGCCCGCTCGACAAGCTTACCCGCGTACATTATAAGAATAGAATCGGCTATCTGGTAGAGGATCGAGATGTCATGGGTAACGAAGATGATGCTTTTGACGAAACCCTTGTCCCTGAACTCCACGATCATCTCGGCCACTGCTCGCTGAGTCGAGACATCCAGGGCCGATGTGACCTCGTCGGCTATCAGCAGAGAGGGATTCAGAAGCGTCGAGATAACCATTACGGCCCTCTGCTTCATTCCGCCCGACAGTTCCACGGGATACATCTTCAGGACCGAACTATCCAGACCCACGAGATCCAGCCTCCTGTTGAGTTCGGGGAGAGTTTTTTCGTAACCCACGCCGTGACAGGCGAGAAGATCTGAGATGAGTCTCTTGAGCTTCACGGTGGGATTCAAGGCGTTCATAGCATACTGAGGGATTATCGAGATTCTCTTGTATCTGAAGTCGTTCATCTTTCTTTGATCGCCGATTGGAAGAGGGCTTCCGTCAAGAGAGGCACTGCCTTCCACGAGTTTCATCGGGAGGCGAAGCATTATGAGGGAGTTGCTGAGAGTCGACTTTCCACAGCCCGATTCTCCGGCAATTCCTGCGATCTCCCCATCACGAAGATCGAAGCTCACACCGTCCAGTGCCTTTATATCTCCCTTAAGAGTCTGGTAATAGACTCTAAGGCCATCCACGCTTAGAGACATCGTCACAGCTCCCTCAGTTTAGGATTGAAGACTTCGTCCAGTCCAGTATTCATAAAGTAGAGCGCGCCGACGATAGCCGTAATGGCTACTCCGGGAGGTATCAGCCACCACCACATTCCGAGCTGAATTGCGCTCCAAAGAACCGCATTCTGCATCATTAGCCCTAGAGAAATCCCCTGCGTCGGGCCGAGCCCGATGAAATCAAGCGTAACGGCTGCGAGAATAGCGCCTCCGAACTGGAGTATGAAGGTCATGAAAAGATAGGACATCATGTTTGGAGCGATCTCCCCAAAGATTATCC encodes:
- a CDS encoding ABC transporter ATP-binding protein, with amino-acid sequence MSLSVDGLRVYYQTLKGDIKALDGVSFDLRDGEIAGIAGESGCGKSTLSNSLIMLRLPMKLVEGSASLDGSPLPIGDQRKMNDFRYKRISIIPQYAMNALNPTVKLKRLISDLLACHGVGYEKTLPELNRRLDLVGLDSSVLKMYPVELSGGMKQRAVMVISTLLNPSLLIADEVTSALDVSTQRAVAEMIVEFRDKGFVKSIIFVTHDISILYQIADSILIMYAGKLVERAATEVIIKRPVHPYTKMLISSLPEVGVHYTDKRLKGIPGKPPQLLSPPRGCRFKDRCPIAFEKCEEEPPMVEIEPSHWVACWGVN